From the Chiloscyllium plagiosum isolate BGI_BamShark_2017 chromosome 16, ASM401019v2, whole genome shotgun sequence genome, one window contains:
- the lrrc4ca gene encoding leucine rich repeat containing 4C, genome duplicate a has translation MLNKMTLHPQQMMIGPKFNRAILDPLFVLLLALQLLVVAGLVRAQTCPSVCSCSNQFSKVICTRRNLREVPDSISINTRYLNLQENGIQVIKADSFKHLRHLEILQLSKNHIRQIEVGAFNGLTNLNTLELFDNRLSTIPSGAFEYLSKLKELWLRNNPIESIPSYAFNRVPSLRRLDLGELKRLEYISDRAFEGLSNLRYLNLGMCNLREIPNLTPLTKLEELELSGNRLSLIRPGSFQGLTNLQKLWMMHAQIQVIERNAFDDLQSLIELNLAHNNLTLLPHDLFTPLHHLERVHLHHNPWNCNCDILWLSWWLKEIVPSNTTCCARCHAPPSLKGNYIGELDQNKFNCYAPVIVEAPTDLNLTEGMAAELKCRASTSMTSVSWITPNGTIMTHGAYKVRISVLNDGTLNFTNVTAQDTGLYTCLVSNSAGNTTASATLNVTATENSTFTYFTTVTVETMEPSVQVHTTDDKFRPTPFSDWDTTFVTTSLTPRSTKSTEKTVTIAITDAGGNLMPGLDEVMKTTKIIIGCFVAITLMAAVMLIIFYKMRKQHHHQNHHAPTRTIEIINVGDDIAGSTAVESHLTIPAIEHEHMNHYNSYKTPFNHSTTVNTINSLHSSVHDPLLMRVNSKDNVQETQI, from the coding sequence ATGTTGAACAAGATGACATTGCATCCACAGCAGATGATGATAGGTCCAAAGTTTAACAGGGCCATACTCGACCCCTTATTTGTGCTGCTGTTGGCTCTACAACTCCTCGTGGTGGCCGGTTTGGTCAGAGCTCAGACTTGTCCTTCTGTCTGCTCCTGTAGTAACCAGTTCAGCAAAGTGATCTGCACAAGACGGAACTTGAGGGAAGTACCAGATAGCATCTCCATCAATACACGCTATTTGAACCTGCAAGAGAACGGGATCCAAGTCATCAAAGCCGACAGCTTCAAGCATTTAAGGCACTTAGAGATTCTACAGTTGAGTAAGAACCATATCCGACAAATTGAGGTTGGAGCCTtcaatggcctaaccaatctcaACACCCTGGAGCTGTTTGACAACCGCCTTTCCACCATTCCGAGTGGAGCTTTTGAGTACCTCTCCAAACTGAAGGAACTGTGGCTGAGGAACAATCCAATTGAAAGCATACCGTCATATGCTTTCAATCGAGTTCCTTCCCTTCGGAGGTTAGACTTAGGTGAACTAAAGAGACTTGAATACATTTCGGATAGAGCTTTTGAAGGTCTGTCAAACTTAAGATATTTGAATCTTGGTATGTGTAATCTTCGGGAAATCCCAAACCTCACACCTCTGACCAAATTGGAGGAACTGGAACTATCAGGGAATCGGCTTTCGCTAATCCGACCGGGCTCCTTTCAAGGTTTGACAAACCTGCAGAAACTATGGATGATGCATGCTCAGATCCAGGTGATTGAGAGGAATGCCTTCGATGACCTTCAGTCACTAATAGAGCTTAACCTGGCTCACAACAACCTGACTCTGCTGCCTCATGACCTCTTCACCCCACTTCACCACCTGGAGCGTGTCCACTTGCATCACAACCCATGGAACTGCAATTGTGACATTTTGTGGCTGAGCTGGTGGCTGAAGGAGATTGTGCCATCCAACACAACATGCTGCGCCCGTTGCCATGCACCCCCAAGTTTAAAAGGGAATTATATCGGGGAACTGGACCAGAACAAATTCAACTGTTATGCTCCAGTTATAGTTGAGGCTCCCACTGACCTCAATCTGACAGAGGGAATGGCTGCGGAATTAAAATGTCGAGCATCAACCTCCATGACCTCAGTGAGCTGGATTACTCCAAATGGCACAATAATGACTCACGGAGCTTACAAAGTTCGGATTTCTGTGCTCAATGATGGCACGTTAAATTTTACAAACGTTACTGCCCAGGACACAGGGTTGTACACTTGTTTGGTGAGTAATTCTGCAGGGAACACGACAGCTTCAGCTACGCTAAATGTGACTGCTACAGAAAACAGCACCTTCACTTACTTTACAACTGTCACCGTGGAGACTATGGAACCGTCTGTACAGGTACACACGACAGATGACAAATTTAGACCCACACCTTTCAGTGACTGGGATACTACGTTTGTGACAACCTCCTTGACTCCTCGCAGTACAAAGTCGACGGAAAAAACAGTCACTATTGCTATTACTGATGCAGGAGGGAATCTCATGCCCGGCCTGGATGAGGTGATGAAAACTACAAAGATTATTATTGGTTGCTTTGTAGCCATCACACTGATGGCGGCAGTGATGTTAATCATTTTTTACAAAATGCGTAAACAGCATCACCACCAGAATCACCATGCTCCCACCAGGACCATCGAGATCATCAATGTAGGTGATGACATCGCAGGAAGTACTGCTGTGGAGAGTCACCTGACCATACCCGCTATAGAGCACGAGCATATGAACCACTATAACTCTTATAAAACTCCGTTCAACCACAGCACCACAGTAAACACAATAAACTCACTACACAGCTCTGTGCATGATCCATTACTGATGCGAGTGAACTCTAAGGACAATGTACAAGAGACACAAATATGA